A stretch of Chitinophaga caeni DNA encodes these proteins:
- a CDS encoding DUF4377 domain-containing protein codes for MKISMLILTPALIGMIACQNVSKQSTTKDSTVTENIPVTGYYEASMPAASSPGRIIGLTLSEGNDVTMTTDYMNMTPEIVQRGNWMDHGGGKIMLSLVTVGSGNPAKDTLNFRRDGNSLIYEGSDYGSDGLTLTRKDAPVPQDKELLVWINGETTCKGAMGEDITCYEVCYGDKFMEPADGNWDKLSGSIEGFTYQKGNRYKLKVNRKVRKPAPADASMYEYVLVEQVSKVKK; via the coding sequence ATGAAAATTTCAATGTTGATTTTAACGCCCGCTCTAATTGGTATGATTGCTTGCCAAAATGTTTCTAAACAATCTACTACCAAAGACTCAACCGTAACCGAAAATATCCCGGTAACGGGTTATTACGAAGCATCGATGCCCGCCGCATCTAGCCCGGGTCGCATCATAGGATTAACGCTTTCAGAAGGTAATGATGTGACGATGACTACCGACTACATGAACATGACACCCGAAATTGTGCAGAGAGGAAATTGGATGGATCATGGTGGTGGAAAAATTATGCTAAGCCTTGTTACCGTGGGCAGTGGAAACCCTGCGAAAGATACATTGAACTTTAGGCGTGATGGCAATAGTTTGATTTATGAAGGTTCGGATTACGGTAGTGACGGCCTTACTTTAACAAGAAAAGACGCCCCTGTGCCACAGGATAAAGAATTGCTGGTTTGGATAAACGGTGAAACAACCTGCAAAGGCGCTATGGGAGAGGATATTACTTGTTATGAAGTCTGCTATGGCGATAAATTTATGGAACCTGCCGACGGGAACTGGGATAAATTATCAGGGTCAATCGAAGGATTTACATATCAAAAAGGGAACCGGTATAAATTAAAAGTAAACCGGAAAGTACGCAAACCCGCTCCTGCTGATGCCAGTATGTACGAATACGTATTAGTAGAGCAAGTATCAAAAGTGAAGAAATAG
- a CDS encoding CAP domain-containing protein, with amino-acid sequence MKRLLPIMVLIGMGLLCFLGSCTKGELTEYTPPTINPTDTVVLDMNNTVNQSKILQLVNEARAKGCNCGTTYMPPVGPVTWNTSLEKAAWIHSKEMLDSNYFSHQGLDGERAGARIKSMGYKWYTYGENLAVGVFNEEQVVAGWLKSPSHCMTLMGPDYKEMGVAQADYFWTQIMATQQSQIAN; translated from the coding sequence ATGAAAAGGCTATTGCCAATCATGGTGTTGATAGGCATGGGATTGCTGTGCTTCCTCGGTAGTTGTACCAAGGGAGAACTAACCGAATATACACCCCCAACTATCAACCCAACAGATACGGTTGTACTGGATATGAACAATACCGTCAACCAATCAAAAATATTGCAACTTGTCAACGAAGCTAGAGCTAAAGGTTGCAATTGCGGAACGACTTACATGCCGCCGGTGGGACCGGTTACATGGAATACCAGCCTCGAAAAGGCCGCTTGGATTCATAGCAAGGAAATGCTTGATAGCAATTATTTCAGCCACCAGGGATTGGATGGTGAAAGGGCAGGAGCCAGGATTAAAAGCATGGGATATAAATGGTACACATACGGTGAAAACCTTGCCGTCGGTGTATTTAATGAAGAACAAGTGGTGGCGGGATGGTTAAAAAGTCCTTCGCATTGTATGACGTTAATGGGCCCCGATTATAAAGAAATGGGGGTAGCCCAGGCCGATTATTTCTGGACACAGATTATGGCGACCCAACAGTCGCAAATTGCCAACTAA
- a CDS encoding CAP domain-containing protein has translation MFRFLSLAVIVVCIILFASCEKIDLIPAPITHPQPVTQDTSSAPPTAVIINNNINADTLLLLVNEVRAKGCHCGDTYMPPVAPLSWNNLLEFAAVSHSKDMYTKNYFDHIGKDGKNPGQRLDAVGYDWRYYGENIAKGPGTEAVVIAGWLNSPGHCKNIMNANFTEMGVGKYGSYWTQTFGQPFSSN, from the coding sequence ATGTTCCGTTTCCTGTCACTGGCAGTAATAGTTGTTTGTATAATTCTATTCGCTTCATGCGAAAAGATAGATCTCATTCCTGCCCCGATTACGCATCCGCAACCTGTAACGCAAGATACAAGCAGCGCTCCCCCGACGGCTGTAATAATCAATAACAACATTAATGCTGATACCTTGTTGTTATTAGTTAACGAAGTCCGGGCCAAAGGCTGCCATTGCGGGGATACCTATATGCCTCCCGTGGCGCCATTGAGTTGGAATAATTTGTTGGAATTTGCCGCCGTATCGCATAGCAAAGACATGTACACGAAAAACTATTTCGATCATATTGGCAAGGATGGAAAAAATCCTGGTCAAAGGCTCGATGCAGTAGGATATGATTGGAGGTATTACGGGGAAAATATCGCGAAAGGCCCCGGCACGGAAGCGGTTGTTATTGCCGGATGGCTTAATAGTCCCGGCCATTGTAAAAATATCATGAACGCTAACTTTACAGAGATGGGGGTAGGCAAGTACGGTAGCTATTGGACACAAACTTTCGGGCAGCCGTTTAGTTCTAATTAA
- a CDS encoding glycoside hydrolase family 25 protein, whose protein sequence is MAAAGVYWWLQMENEVTYVRYEEFGIDMPVNYDLHGIDVSKFQGNINWEAVRQMQVDKINFSFAFIKATEGITRQDRKFKRNWRLSKKAGMVRGAYHFFYATRDPIQQARNFRNTVSLEKGDLPPVLDIEVHNNQSPAVIRSMAKIWLEEMENIYGVKPIIYTNIRFYDTYLGKDFDEYPLWVAHYYQKEKPRIHRKWLFWQHSDIGHVNGIRGEVDFNVFRSDSSSLIELCLP, encoded by the coding sequence ATGGCCGCAGCCGGTGTATATTGGTGGTTGCAGATGGAGAATGAAGTAACTTATGTAAGATACGAGGAGTTCGGAATCGATATGCCGGTGAATTATGACTTACATGGCATAGATGTGTCCAAATTTCAAGGCAATATTAATTGGGAAGCCGTTAGGCAAATGCAAGTTGATAAGATTAATTTTTCATTTGCATTTATAAAAGCTACAGAAGGCATTACACGCCAAGATCGTAAGTTTAAACGAAACTGGCGCCTATCCAAAAAGGCCGGCATGGTTCGGGGCGCTTACCATTTCTTCTATGCTACCCGTGATCCTATACAGCAGGCTAGGAATTTTAGAAATACCGTTTCGTTGGAGAAAGGAGACCTGCCCCCGGTGCTGGATATCGAGGTACATAATAATCAAAGCCCGGCCGTAATACGTAGTATGGCTAAAATTTGGTTGGAAGAGATGGAAAATATTTACGGTGTCAAGCCGATTATTTATACCAATATCCGCTTTTACGATACTTATCTCGGGAAGGATTTCGATGAATATCCTTTGTGGGTAGCGCATTATTACCAAAAGGAGAAGCCCCGTATTCACAGGAAATGGCTGTTTTGGCAACACAGCGATATCGGTCATGTGAACGGCATCCGCGGGGAAGTTGATTTTAATGTATTTAGGAGCGACAGCAGCTCGTTAATAGAATTATGCTTACCTTAA
- a CDS encoding SPASM domain-containing protein, whose translation MPDFNWNDTTNFVSKLTFKRIANAFKVLGSFYWSKMRKRPVQWGLPISLSFEPTTSCNLRCPECPSGLRAFTRPTGMLQADFFRDTIDEISKELLYLIFYFQGEPYLNPAFLDMVKYANEKGIYTATSTNAHYLNDANAKRTVESGLDRLIISIDGTTQDVYTQYRIGGQLHKVIEGAKNIVKWKRELKSKTPFVFFQFLVVKPNEHQIEDIKRLAEEIGVDQVRFKTAQVYDYEEGNRLIPTIDKYSRYHKNEDGTYTIKNKLANQCWRLWHSPVITWDGLVVPCCFDKDAQHRLGDLKKSSFKTLWHNDEYHNFRSQLMKGRKNIDICANCSEGASVWK comes from the coding sequence ATGCCCGATTTTAACTGGAACGACACTACGAATTTCGTATCTAAATTAACCTTCAAACGGATTGCTAATGCTTTCAAAGTGTTGGGAAGTTTTTATTGGAGTAAAATGCGAAAACGCCCCGTGCAATGGGGTTTGCCCATATCATTATCGTTTGAGCCTACTACTTCGTGTAACTTACGTTGCCCAGAATGCCCCAGCGGCTTAAGGGCTTTTACCAGGCCAACGGGGATGCTACAAGCAGATTTTTTCCGTGATACTATAGATGAAATATCCAAAGAACTGTTATACTTGATATTTTATTTCCAAGGAGAGCCGTATTTAAATCCTGCCTTCCTCGATATGGTAAAATATGCTAATGAAAAAGGCATTTATACGGCCACTTCCACTAATGCGCATTACCTGAACGATGCTAATGCGAAACGCACGGTTGAAAGTGGTTTGGACCGGTTGATCATTTCCATCGACGGAACAACGCAAGATGTGTATACCCAATACAGGATCGGCGGGCAGTTACACAAAGTGATTGAAGGAGCCAAAAACATTGTAAAATGGAAACGGGAGCTGAAATCCAAAACGCCGTTCGTGTTTTTCCAATTCTTAGTAGTGAAACCTAACGAGCATCAAATAGAGGATATTAAAAGGTTGGCCGAAGAAATAGGGGTAGACCAGGTGCGGTTTAAAACAGCGCAGGTTTATGATTACGAAGAAGGCAACCGCCTCATTCCCACGATTGACAAATATTCCCGGTACCACAAAAATGAGGATGGTACCTATACCATTAAAAATAAATTGGCCAATCAATGTTGGAGGTTATGGCATAGCCCGGTAATTACTTGGGATGGCTTAGTGGTTCCATGTTGTTTTGATAAAGACGCCCAACACCGCTTGGGCGATCTAAAGAAAAGCTCATTTAAAACATTATGGCATAATGATGAATACCACAACTTTAGGTCTCAATTAATGAAAGGAAGGAAGAACATAGATATCTGTGCCAACTGTAGCGAAGGAGCCAGCGTTTGGAAATAG
- a CDS encoding phage holin family protein has product MEDNFSNYFSETGKVARDYVETRLDLLKLQTAGKLSKALGLFFSLMMAFLLFFFVIVFLGMVLGFWIGEMTGSFTIGFACAAAVFIVLFVVLLIFRKKLIQRPLANLLVSELVDEIQDDDEDDEHDIENMETRKPNI; this is encoded by the coding sequence ATGGAAGATAATTTCAGCAACTATTTTTCTGAAACTGGCAAGGTAGCCCGCGATTACGTGGAAACCAGGCTAGATTTATTGAAGCTGCAAACAGCAGGAAAGCTATCAAAAGCATTGGGATTATTTTTCTCGTTGATGATGGCTTTCTTGCTGTTCTTTTTCGTCATTGTATTCCTTGGCATGGTACTCGGCTTTTGGATCGGTGAAATGACGGGCAGCTTTACCATTGGCTTTGCTTGCGCGGCAGCAGTATTTATCGTGCTGTTCGTCGTTTTATTGATATTCAGGAAAAAGTTGATTCAGCGCCCTTTGGCGAATTTATTAGTGTCGGAATTGGTTGATGAAATTCAAGATGACGATGAAGACGATGAACATGACATCGAAAACATGGAGACCCGGAAGCCTAATATTTAG
- a CDS encoding YtxH domain-containing protein produces MSKNSKAVVSFIVGAAVGVAVGYFLNSDAKDDMVSKLRYEADKLKEKFRRKKEQFEDAVENELT; encoded by the coding sequence ATGAGCAAGAACTCCAAAGCCGTTGTTTCATTTATCGTTGGCGCTGCTGTTGGTGTAGCAGTTGGTTATTTCTTAAACTCCGATGCAAAGGACGATATGGTAAGTAAATTAAGGTATGAAGCGGATAAGTTGAAAGAAAAGTTTAGGCGGAAAAAAGAACAATTTGAAGATGCAGTGGAAAATGAATTAACTTAA
- a CDS encoding AI-2E family transporter, which translates to MSYLDNDRLKQIGFLVIILSLGVILFKELYSFFPGFLGAVTFYVIFRRMMEELVEVRKWKRNLAAAVILILSFLIILLPLGILINMLTAKVAYAVNHSSELIAGIETVTRKISEATGFDMLSEARLQKFQENLTNILPGFVGATFNTLTAIAVMYFMLYFMLINSKELEAGLYEYIPLKDENVTLLSKEFRNLVFSNAVGIPLIALIQGVIALVGYLVFGVPQPVFWFVVTCFTAMLPIVGAAAVYVPMGIFMIATDQTWQGIGVIIYGFVVVGLSDNVFRFILAKRIGDVHPLITIFGVIIGVNLFGFIGLIFGPLLISMFILLLRIYSNEYFIKKRDVKVVKRVKVR; encoded by the coding sequence ATGAGTTATTTGGACAATGACCGTTTAAAACAGATCGGTTTTCTAGTTATTATCCTATCACTAGGAGTTATTTTATTTAAAGAACTGTATAGTTTTTTCCCCGGATTCTTGGGCGCCGTCACTTTTTACGTGATTTTCCGCAGGATGATGGAAGAATTGGTAGAAGTACGAAAATGGAAACGAAACTTAGCGGCAGCTGTAATTTTGATACTTTCCTTCCTGATCATCTTGCTACCCCTGGGTATATTGATTAACATGTTAACGGCCAAAGTTGCTTATGCAGTAAACCATTCCTCCGAACTGATTGCCGGCATTGAAACCGTTACCCGTAAAATTAGCGAAGCGACCGGTTTTGATATGTTATCGGAAGCGAGGTTACAGAAATTCCAGGAAAATCTCACCAATATTCTGCCCGGTTTCGTTGGGGCTACCTTCAATACTTTAACGGCCATTGCTGTCATGTATTTCATGCTATATTTCATGCTAATAAATAGCAAGGAGCTGGAAGCCGGATTATATGAATATATCCCGCTTAAGGATGAAAATGTGACGCTTTTAAGTAAAGAGTTCCGCAACCTGGTTTTCTCCAACGCTGTAGGTATTCCGCTGATCGCTTTGATTCAGGGAGTAATTGCCTTGGTAGGATACCTGGTTTTCGGTGTGCCACAACCCGTATTTTGGTTCGTGGTAACCTGCTTCACGGCCATGTTGCCCATAGTGGGCGCTGCAGCGGTGTACGTGCCGATGGGAATTTTTATGATCGCTACTGATCAGACTTGGCAAGGGATAGGCGTAATTATTTACGGGTTTGTTGTTGTAGGGTTATCCGATAATGTTTTCCGGTTTATCCTTGCAAAGCGTATCGGTGATGTTCACCCTTTGATTACGATCTTCGGCGTTATCATCGGGGTCAACCTTTTTGGATTTATCGGGCTGATTTTCGGTCCGTTGTTGATATCAATGTTTATCCTGCTGTTGAGGATTTATTCAAATGAATATTTTATTAAGAAAAGGGATGTTAAGGTTGTGAAAAGGGTAAAGGTGCGATAA
- the nadD gene encoding nicotinate (nicotinamide) nucleotide adenylyltransferase, whose product MKIGLYFGSFNPVHIGHLIIANYIAYNTDLDKVWFVVSPQNPLKVSSTLLNEHHRFHLVELAIKDADRLKASNIEFSLPRPSYTIDTLTYMAEKFPTQEFVVIMGSDSFENITRWKNYEQLIKHYPIYIYTRPGHPVKESQGANIRIVDAPMLDISSSAIRKLIQEGKSIRYLVTEDVQQYIEENGYYR is encoded by the coding sequence ATGAAGATAGGCTTATACTTTGGATCATTCAACCCGGTACATATTGGACATCTAATTATAGCAAATTATATAGCATATAATACAGATTTAGATAAGGTGTGGTTCGTGGTTTCGCCCCAAAACCCATTGAAAGTATCTTCTACCCTGCTCAATGAACACCACCGTTTTCACTTAGTTGAGCTGGCCATAAAGGATGCTGATCGACTAAAGGCGAGCAACATCGAGTTTTCCCTTCCCAGGCCATCATATACTATCGATACGCTAACCTATATGGCAGAGAAATTTCCCACGCAGGAATTTGTTGTCATCATGGGGAGCGATAGTTTTGAAAATATTACGCGTTGGAAAAATTATGAACAGTTAATAAAGCATTACCCAATTTACATTTATACCCGTCCCGGGCACCCGGTGAAAGAAAGCCAGGGTGCAAATATTAGGATAGTAGATGCGCCGATGCTAGATATTTCCAGTAGCGCTATTAGGAAATTGATACAAGAAGGCAAAAGCATCCGCTATTTAGTAACGGAAGATGTACAGCAATATATTGAAGAAAACGGTTATTATCGTTGA
- the paaD gene encoding 1,2-phenylacetyl-CoA epoxidase subunit PaaD — translation MKVSVHTEDVYLALEQVMDPEIPVLNVVELGMITGVEVSGGVICVKMIPTFAACPAVQYIQNNIREQLQLALDMPVEVKIDPTVNWSSNRMSEAAKQKLQAFGIAAPRKLQGEGYRELLLATPCPHCGSTDTYLRSPFGSTLCRAIHFCKTCGSAFEQFKPLE, via the coding sequence ATGAAAGTAAGCGTACATACAGAAGATGTTTACCTAGCACTAGAGCAGGTGATGGATCCCGAAATACCGGTATTGAACGTGGTAGAGCTGGGCATGATAACCGGGGTGGAAGTGTCTGGAGGTGTGATCTGCGTTAAAATGATCCCTACGTTCGCAGCCTGCCCCGCTGTTCAATATATTCAAAACAATATCCGGGAGCAATTGCAGCTAGCATTGGATATGCCTGTTGAGGTGAAGATTGACCCTACTGTAAATTGGTCAAGCAACCGGATGAGCGAGGCTGCGAAGCAAAAGTTGCAAGCATTCGGTATCGCGGCGCCAAGGAAACTCCAAGGCGAAGGTTACCGGGAGTTATTGCTGGCAACACCTTGCCCTCATTGCGGTAGCACAGATACGTACTTGCGATCCCCTTTCGGTTCAACATTGTGCCGCGCGATACATTTTTGTAAAACATGCGGCTCCGCATTTGAACAGTTTAAACCCTTAGAATAA
- the paaC gene encoding 1,2-phenylacetyl-CoA epoxidase subunit PaaC, whose amino-acid sequence MDQQQLAIINLLTKMGDDALIMGHRNSEWTGLGPIMEEDIAFSSMAQDKIGHALALYRLLEEYFEGEDPDRFAFLREESGWKCCHFVEMPNSSYDYSLMRHFLFDHAEAVRYASLENSSFEPVRAIAQKFKGEIKYHLMHADAWLTQLGNGTSESHTRMQQALDDCWADALGMFEEAGELESVLIDAKVYPGESAIKEKWLERIQPIFTQASLVVPRGEQAKAGMGGRFGFHTQHLSILLDEMSSVFKLDPSASW is encoded by the coding sequence ATGGATCAACAACAATTAGCCATCATAAATTTATTAACCAAGATGGGCGATGATGCGCTCATAATGGGACATCGTAACTCTGAATGGACAGGGTTGGGACCGATCATGGAAGAAGATATTGCATTTTCCTCTATGGCTCAAGACAAGATTGGCCACGCTTTAGCCTTGTACCGTTTACTCGAAGAATATTTTGAAGGAGAAGATCCTGATCGTTTTGCTTTCCTGAGGGAAGAATCCGGGTGGAAATGTTGCCATTTCGTTGAAATGCCGAACTCGTCATATGACTATAGTTTAATGCGACATTTTTTATTTGACCATGCCGAAGCAGTGCGGTACGCGAGCCTAGAAAACAGCAGTTTTGAGCCTGTACGAGCTATTGCTCAAAAGTTTAAAGGCGAGATAAAATACCACCTGATGCATGCGGATGCCTGGTTGACACAGTTGGGGAATGGTACCAGCGAAAGCCACACCCGCATGCAACAAGCATTAGATGATTGTTGGGCAGATGCCTTGGGAATGTTCGAAGAAGCCGGGGAATTAGAATCGGTGTTAATTGATGCCAAGGTTTATCCCGGTGAAAGCGCCATAAAGGAAAAGTGGCTAGAGAGAATCCAGCCGATCTTCACCCAGGCTTCACTAGTGGTACCCCGCGGGGAGCAAGCCAAAGCAGGTATGGGTGGAAGGTTCGGTTTCCATACGCAACATTTATCCATTTTATTAGACGAAATGTCCAGCGTATTCAAATTGGATCCATCGGCTAGTTGGTAA
- a CDS encoding 1,2-phenylacetyl-CoA epoxidase subunit B has product MDNQSLDPRVKRLKLDADGKLVTIQEGENWNVFEVFHQEKRGAHHEHVGSVHAPSAQLALVFAKEQFGRRKKCVNLWVVRSADILALDVEDEDMFANNADKTYRDASGFKVMEKINKFKGKK; this is encoded by the coding sequence ATGGATAACCAATCATTAGACCCGCGCGTAAAACGGCTAAAGCTTGACGCCGATGGAAAACTTGTTACTATCCAGGAAGGCGAAAATTGGAATGTATTTGAAGTGTTTCACCAGGAAAAACGGGGTGCGCATCATGAGCATGTTGGGTCGGTTCATGCGCCCAGCGCACAATTAGCATTAGTATTTGCCAAGGAACAATTCGGGCGCCGCAAAAAATGTGTAAATCTTTGGGTCGTACGCAGCGCTGACATACTAGCTTTGGATGTGGAAGATGAAGATATGTTTGCCAATAATGCCGATAAAACTTACCGCGATGCTAGCGGCTTTAAAGTCATGGAAAAAATCAACAAGTTTAAAGGCAAGAAATAA
- the paaA gene encoding 1,2-phenylacetyl-CoA epoxidase subunit PaaA has translation MNQNNRIMYGGGYIFDEQSKRPLQTQLEDDPVKLADFERRIAAGEKIEPGDWMPVDYRKQLIRLIEQHAHSEIIGALPEGTWITRAPGFKRKLALIAKVQDEIGHGQLLYNAAETLGKSREMMINDLLNGKSKYSNVFNYPAETWADVTVIGFLIDAAAIVNQVANSKGSYGPYCRALERICYEESFHLKQGHDAFIELATGTALQRSMVQDALNRWWQPIMHFFGPPDKTSVHSEKLMRWKVKMASNDDMRNQFLDSYVPKILELGLTLPDPGLRKDPETGKWLFSDPDWDLFMKVINGGGPCNSERLGVRKWAEENGRWVRKALMDNNQKKSFPVA, from the coding sequence TTGAACCAAAACAATCGCATTATGTACGGCGGAGGATATATATTCGACGAACAAAGCAAGCGGCCTTTACAAACACAATTGGAGGACGACCCGGTGAAACTGGCAGATTTTGAACGCCGTATCGCTGCCGGGGAAAAGATTGAACCCGGTGATTGGATGCCCGTTGATTATAGAAAACAACTTATCAGACTCATCGAGCAACACGCCCACTCTGAAATTATTGGCGCCTTACCGGAAGGTACCTGGATTACCCGCGCCCCAGGATTTAAAAGGAAGTTAGCATTAATTGCCAAGGTGCAAGACGAGATCGGGCACGGTCAATTACTGTACAATGCAGCTGAAACGCTCGGCAAAAGCCGGGAAATGATGATAAACGACCTGCTGAATGGTAAATCTAAGTATTCGAATGTTTTTAATTATCCCGCCGAAACTTGGGCGGATGTGACGGTAATCGGATTCTTGATTGATGCCGCGGCCATCGTGAACCAGGTAGCTAATTCGAAAGGTTCTTATGGCCCTTATTGCAGGGCTTTAGAGCGTATTTGTTACGAGGAAAGCTTTCACCTTAAGCAAGGGCATGACGCTTTTATTGAGTTGGCCACGGGCACGGCTTTACAGAGAAGCATGGTACAAGATGCGCTGAACAGATGGTGGCAGCCTATTATGCATTTCTTTGGCCCACCGGACAAAACCTCTGTACATAGCGAGAAATTAATGCGTTGGAAAGTAAAGATGGCCAGCAACGATGATATGAGAAATCAATTCCTGGACTCATACGTTCCCAAGATACTGGAATTAGGCTTGACCTTACCGGATCCAGGCTTGCGCAAAGACCCGGAAACGGGTAAATGGTTATTCTCGGATCCCGATTGGGACTTATTTATGAAAGTCATTAACGGCGGCGGCCCCTGCAATAGCGAAAGACTTGGCGTTAGGAAATGGGCAGAAGAAAATGGTCGCTGGGTAAGGAAGGCCTTAATGGATAATAACCAAAAAAAATCATTCCCCGTAGCATAA
- a CDS encoding S41 family peptidase has translation MLNMRVFFSRALLASALASVMLFSCKKDKSSSGDPDPGPDPVDSVATLTPLQKSLDTMYHIFTDVYLWTNAVPDSATLKPLSFNSPEALFDKMITYQKDDQGNNLDHYSFLDDGTVSGEIGEGKIGDMGFFIKYYYRDLPSVNYCYPGSPAYIKGVRRGWLIAKINGREALDYDYAPYGNGDNVNFIVNALNGSSANFTFIRDYSNPNDTVSMTISSQEYSIKPVLSDTVYNFSGRKIGYFCFNSFINADLATPYLDPIFTKFSSEGVKQVVVDLRYNGGGAVTTAEYLSNMLAPASVTGANSVMYKETYGPKVNNKTMSAYSNSIKFQTNIGVITLPDLLYNWAFYNTTNYSKTNGLDLDNIIFIVTGSTASASELVINNLKPYFNDRLKLVGDTTYGKPVGFMALPVSGYDMYAVSVQNVNASNQGEYFHGFNPDITAFDDVRFNFADTREESIAKALIQLGVSQAELGRKANIERRTTRLMPTKIDRLGEHGFKGLLLNPNDLRKQ, from the coding sequence ATGTTAAACATGCGTGTATTCTTTTCCCGTGCATTACTGGCAAGTGCCTTGGCCAGTGTTATGTTGTTCAGTTGTAAAAAAGATAAAAGTAGTTCCGGTGATCCCGATCCGGGCCCGGATCCGGTGGATTCCGTGGCAACCCTTACTCCATTGCAAAAATCCCTGGATACGATGTACCACATCTTTACGGATGTTTACTTGTGGACAAACGCCGTTCCTGATTCGGCTACTTTAAAGCCGCTTTCCTTTAACTCTCCAGAAGCTTTATTTGATAAAATGATCACGTATCAAAAAGATGATCAAGGAAATAATTTAGATCATTATAGCTTTCTTGATGATGGTACGGTAAGTGGTGAAATCGGTGAGGGTAAAATCGGGGATATGGGATTTTTTATCAAATATTATTACAGGGATTTGCCCAGTGTGAACTACTGTTACCCCGGATCTCCAGCTTATATTAAAGGCGTAAGAAGGGGATGGCTTATTGCAAAAATAAATGGCAGGGAAGCATTGGATTATGATTACGCTCCTTATGGAAACGGAGATAATGTCAACTTTATCGTAAATGCTTTAAATGGCAGTTCTGCCAACTTTACATTTATTAGGGACTATAGCAATCCCAACGATACCGTTAGCATGACGATAAGCAGCCAGGAGTATTCGATTAAACCCGTATTAAGTGATACAGTATACAACTTCTCCGGTCGAAAAATAGGCTATTTCTGTTTTAACAGCTTCATTAATGCCGATTTAGCAACACCATACCTGGATCCTATTTTCACCAAATTCTCTTCAGAAGGTGTAAAACAAGTTGTTGTAGATTTGAGGTATAATGGCGGTGGTGCTGTAACTACAGCAGAATACCTAAGCAATATGCTGGCGCCTGCTTCTGTAACTGGAGCTAATTCCGTGATGTATAAAGAAACTTACGGACCCAAGGTTAATAACAAAACAATGAGCGCTTATAGCAATAGCATTAAGTTCCAAACCAATATCGGCGTCATTACGTTACCCGACTTGCTCTATAACTGGGCATTTTATAATACGACTAATTATAGCAAGACTAACGGCCTTGACCTCGATAATATCATCTTTATAGTTACCGGTTCAACAGCTTCTGCAAGTGAATTAGTTATTAACAACCTGAAGCCTTATTTTAATGATCGTTTGAAATTGGTAGGTGATACTACTTACGGCAAACCTGTTGGATTTATGGCTTTACCTGTAAGCGGGTACGACATGTACGCGGTATCTGTACAAAATGTAAATGCATCTAATCAAGGTGAATACTTCCATGGATTTAACCCCGATATCACAGCCTTTGATGATGTCCGCTTTAATTTTGCAGATACCCGTGAAGAATCCATCGCTAAGGCTTTAATCCAATTAGGCGTTAGCCAAGCAGAGCTGGGTAGAAAAGCAAATATCGAAAGGCGAACTACCAGGTTAATGCCTACTAAAATTGATCGCCTGGGTGAGCATGGCTTCAAAGGGTTACTATTAAACCCTAATGACTTAAGAAAACAATAA